One genomic region from bacterium encodes:
- a CDS encoding VOC family protein, translating to MKLMRSFYVDVLGFTVEWEPDPQNLYLTSSADNLALHEVQEKLPQGRLDHLGLLVQKPEDVDAWAAYLKINGVSLAMEPKTHRDGARSIYFADPEQNMIQIIYHPPISNKL from the coding sequence ATGAAACTGATGCGATCCTTTTACGTGGATGTTCTTGGTTTTACCGTTGAATGGGAGCCCGATCCACAAAATTTGTATTTAACTTCAAGCGCGGACAATCTTGCTCTACATGAAGTGCAAGAAAAACTCCCGCAGGGACGACTGGACCATCTCGGACTCCTCGTTCAGAAGCCCGAAGATGTGGATGCATGGGCGGCTTATTTGAAAATCAATGGTGTGTCACTGGCGATGGAGCCCAAAACTCACCGCGACGGCGCCCGCTCCATTTATTTTGCGGACCCGGAGCAGAATATGATTCAGATCATTTATCATCCGCCAATCAGCAATAAGTTATGA
- a CDS encoding AMP-binding protein, giving the protein MAKRKPKVTANITSILNEKRVFKPSSEFSRNAHVKSFTQYKRSYRSSIKNIQKFWAGAASELTWFRRWKRILDWRPPFAKWFIGGQINVSYNCLDRHLSGWRRNKAAIIWEGEPGETRTLTYQQLHSEVCRFANVLRRLGVVKGDRVILYMPLVPELAIAMLACTRIGATHSIIFGGFSSQALVDRIQ; this is encoded by the coding sequence ATGGCGAAACGCAAGCCTAAAGTAACTGCAAATATCACTTCGATTCTAAATGAAAAGCGTGTCTTCAAACCAAGCTCTGAATTTTCGCGCAACGCGCACGTCAAATCCTTCACACAATACAAAAGAAGTTACAGGTCCTCCATCAAGAACATCCAGAAGTTCTGGGCGGGCGCGGCCAGTGAACTAACATGGTTTAGAAGATGGAAAAGGATTCTGGACTGGAGGCCTCCTTTTGCGAAATGGTTCATTGGAGGTCAGATCAACGTTTCCTACAATTGTCTCGATCGCCATCTATCCGGTTGGCGAAGGAACAAGGCCGCCATCATTTGGGAAGGTGAACCGGGCGAAACCAGAACCTTAACCTATCAGCAGCTTCACAGTGAAGTTTGCCGTTTCGCAAACGTTTTGAGGCGGCTCGGCGTAGTGAAAGGGGATCGAGTGATCCTTTACATGCCCTTGGTTCCTGAACTGGCGATTGCCATGCTTGCCTGCACCAGAATCGGAGCTACTCATTCCATCATCTTCGGTGGTTTCAGCTCGCAGGCGCTGGTTGACAGGATTCAAGA
- a CDS encoding methyltransferase domain-containing protein → MDSISQETLLYGPLTAHIRRLLEPVAHDSFLFFEDTTGLLAPEIHPGLKVFDAGCGRGTLTGWLAESGCEIVAVDSSQERVDQTRRLLQEKQLNENVRLEVSQLPDSFPEDHFDLILDIFSWWHISDWGRLFNLSRKNLKPQGKLVILDTFLGWKTSLEFRQQMRELWHAAMPTLNECKNMLIKRDFRLLKADSIQEAYTRYLDSVCEKIHDLEKEDLGDADPLELQHIKTMWEWFRSAAHQEEMVATCITAELTQY, encoded by the coding sequence ATGGATTCTATTTCGCAGGAGACGTTACTGTACGGACCCCTTACCGCGCACATCCGAAGGTTGCTGGAACCCGTTGCGCACGATTCATTTTTGTTTTTCGAAGACACAACCGGTTTACTCGCTCCTGAGATTCATCCCGGCTTAAAAGTGTTTGATGCAGGATGCGGACGAGGCACACTTACCGGGTGGCTTGCTGAAAGCGGATGCGAGATTGTAGCGGTAGATTCCAGCCAGGAACGCGTGGATCAGACGCGTCGTTTGCTTCAGGAAAAACAACTCAACGAAAATGTCCGCTTGGAAGTCTCTCAGCTGCCGGATTCCTTTCCGGAAGACCACTTTGATTTGATCCTGGATATTTTTTCGTGGTGGCATATTTCAGATTGGGGAAGATTGTTTAACCTTTCCCGGAAAAACCTGAAGCCACAGGGCAAATTGGTCATATTGGACACTTTTCTGGGCTGGAAAACATCTTTGGAATTTCGCCAGCAAATGCGCGAATTGTGGCATGCGGCAATGCCAACTCTGAATGAATGCAAAAATATGTTGATTAAAAGAGATTTCCGACTCTTAAAAGCGGATTCGATTCAGGAAGCCTATACGCGATATCTCGATTCCGTTTGTGAAAAAATTCATGACCTGGAAAAAGAGGATTTAGGGGACGCCGATCCGTTGGAGCTGCAACACATCAAAACCATGTGGGAATGGTTCCGCTCTGCCGCCCATCAGGAAGAGATGGTGGCCACTTGCATCACTGCAGAGTTAACGCAATATTGA